A single window of Candidatus Rhabdochlamydia oedothoracis DNA harbors:
- a CDS encoding DUF4277 domain-containing protein, producing MVEVSEGEIQTTVMGHHGLVVAICQDLKIAERIDNRLPSGPQRKVSPGIAAVAMIINGLGFTNRTLNYTGKVCWLSQKQLEQLKIYVKEEAPHSAKQVINFAKDRFGIYYTPSAMVSLLLG from the coding sequence ATGGTAGAGGTTTCAGAAGGAGAAATTCAAACGACAGTAATGGGCCATCATGGCTTAGTGGTTGCCATTTGTCAGGACTTAAAAATTGCTGAAAGGATTGATAATCGTCTGCCATCAGGCCCTCAAAGGAAAGTTAGTCCAGGAATAGCAGCGGTGGCTATGATCATCAATGGTCTGGGCTTTACGAATAGAACTTTGAACTATACAGGAAAGGTTTGCTGGCTCAGTCAAAAACAGCTTGAGCAACTAAAAATCTATGTAAAAGAAGAAGCACCCCATTCGGCTAAACAAGTGATTAATTTTGCCAAAGACCGCTTTGGAATATATTACACGCCATCAGCTATGGTTTCTTTACTGCTAGGTTAA
- a CDS encoding SAM-dependent methyltransferase: MPNLLDHSQDHHVFFSSTVDTIVPTLGGLIAETEKEARRYLKRFLFPEPKTFCDVPILLLNEHTTALQKEELIETVAKSHAPWGLISDCGLACLADPGADIVLLAKQRGIQIQACVGPSSIVLALMLSGLGGQRFIFHGYLPREEKLLEEKLKQMTANPQKDYTHLFIETPYRNQKLFNQLCTTLSNQSWLSIACGLTSDQEWVKTKRIAQWKKEQPVFDKLLAVFVVKNN; the protein is encoded by the coding sequence TTGCCTAATTTATTAGATCACTCCCAAGATCACCATGTTTTTTTCTCGAGTACAGTTGACACTATCGTACCAACTCTTGGCGGGCTTATTGCAGAAACAGAAAAAGAAGCAAGGCGTTATTTAAAAAGATTTTTATTTCCAGAGCCTAAAACTTTTTGCGATGTTCCTATCCTGCTTTTAAATGAACACACTACAGCTCTGCAAAAAGAGGAGCTTATTGAAACCGTTGCAAAAAGCCATGCTCCCTGGGGGCTTATTTCAGATTGCGGGCTTGCTTGTCTTGCAGACCCTGGTGCAGATATAGTCCTGCTAGCAAAGCAAAGGGGGATTCAAATACAGGCATGTGTTGGTCCTTCAAGCATAGTTTTAGCTTTGATGCTATCAGGACTTGGGGGGCAGAGATTTATTTTCCATGGCTATCTGCCAAGAGAAGAAAAGTTGCTTGAGGAAAAGTTAAAGCAAATGACTGCAAATCCTCAAAAAGACTATACCCATCTGTTTATTGAAACCCCTTATCGCAATCAAAAACTTTTTAACCAACTCTGTACAACGCTTTCTAATCAAAGCTGGTTGTCAATTGCTTGTGGGCTTACTTCTGATCAAGAATGGGTGAAAACAAAGAGAATTGCCCAATGGAAAAAAGAGCAGCCTGTGTTTGATAAACTTCTGGCTGTCTTTGTTGTAAAAAATAATTAG